The following is a genomic window from Carassius gibelio isolate Cgi1373 ecotype wild population from Czech Republic chromosome B20, carGib1.2-hapl.c, whole genome shotgun sequence.
GTAAAGTTGAAACGTTTTCTAACTATGTAAAGTTTATGCTTTCTTGTTGAATATATTATTTCTTCacagtattattttctttcaaaaatacaattttctatataaatatattcacatgCAGGCTAATGGAGTGTCATAAGTCATACTCACGGCCCGTGCAGCGCTTCCAGTGTTCATTTCCTACCGTCAGCAAGTCCTTCACACCGTCATCCATCGCCCTGGTGAAACGGTTGAACTGCTCACACTTCTGCTCTCTGACGGTAACAAGACAACCCAGGTGAACTTATTAACAGCTAGATTTTCCATCAGGGAGTGATCCTGAGCAGGGCTGTAGGACTTACACTTCAATCAGGTCCAGGTCTGGCAGTCCCTCAGGCTCTATCGTGGAGAAAATCATGACTCCGACCGTCTCGTCTTTTTCTGCTTTTCTCTTTCCCGTTTTCCAGTCCTGTAATACAGATTAGAATACCAGTAAAATgctgtaacaaaaataaaaaggccaAGTTTCAAAATATAAAGTAATTCGCTGAATATTAAGGTGGAAGATGGAAAGATACAAAGAAAAAAGGATTAATCGatagctatatatatttttttttagatgtacctTCTCATCTTTGTAGGAGATAAACAGCTGGAAGACTTCACTGCTGGAGATAACCGGATGCCGGCACATTCGCGACATCCAACCCTGAAGCCTCTCCATGCGCATTTTTATAAATTCCTCCTCAAATCGACCTAAAAAGGGGGCATTAACGAAGCTTTTGTTATTTCCATTTTGAACTTCTTTAATCAATCAGTATGTGATAAAAAGGGCTCACCTGTCACCTGTTTATCAGGCAGGCAGGGGATTGGAATCGCTGAACCAAATTTATCCAAAAGCCTTTCATACAACCAATCGAAGTGCTTGTATCTGTGATTGACAGGTTTGTTTGTGGTCTGCAGAAACATTGGATCACATAGATTCAACAGGAATCACTAACATGGAGATGTTCATGCAGACATGATGCTTTCTATACTTACAGTTGGTGTGACTTGGTACTCGATATAACTCTTGAGGCCGTACATTTTGGAGCCCTTTTTAGGGTCGGCAACAACACAGTCCAGCTGATAGTCTGGATACGCCCACACTGGGCCAACCTCTCCACCctgaaatacagtatatatatacacactcacatcatataaaattatatagcaATTACAACTTTTTATGGAGCCATAAATATCATTCTAGTATGTGGAAAAGTCTCAACACAACAGATACATTACATACAAAGGCTTGTTTTATTAAAAACTcgatcaaaatgaagtgagttatGATTaatacaagaacaaatatctgctaATGTACTAAGAAATATCAACTTGAACCAGAAATTACACTATTATCTCACATTGACAGACGCTTGTTCCTGTTTTAAGCATCAACTAACTTAACTGTATttagtttctcagaaaacaactatgtatttaaggatgtttagatatctGCTTTTTGCAgcgcatgcaacatttaatgcaatGACTATGAACTTCAGACTCTGCTCTgctttaagagctttttaaaggCCTTCATTTGTAGATGCAATTTGAGACTTTAACACCTTTTTAAAGAGTGGCTTACGTAAACAGGCAACTTGGTTCCTTTGGCAGGTTGTTTGGACAGCAGGAACACCTCAGGACCTGATTTGGAGAAGCCAGGGAATCTGCAAAGAGAAGATGATTcaacataataaaattatttaaaaaataatacaataaaagggGACCTAACACACAGTTTTGctcaatctcatgttaatcttgagtaactaCAGGGTAGTATTGAATCCTTATCTACAAAAAGTTTTATCATATTTTGAAAAGAAAGATTCTGCTTTACAATTCTCTCCGAAAACACCCGAGCTTCTGGAAGTTTAccgtgggtggagctaaagattAAAGAGAACTTGCGTGCCAACTGACACTTTGAATGCATGAAATACCCCCTTTAATAAATTCCATTATTGTAATCCAGAAAGCATGAAAAAGCACATGAActggattacatttttattaagtgCATTATCACCTGACTCACACCACACATATTGGTTTTTATGTCCAATCTGTGTGGTGTGATCTGACTTACTTGTTGAGGGCAATTTTCATGGATGAACCATGAGCTCCGCCTCTGTTTATAGCCCCGCCCTCTCCAGCGTCAGATTCAGCATAGCCTCCCGATGACTTCACATCATCCCACTCCTCGTCCCACTCATCATCTTCTGCACCTATAAACAGTCATTGCCACACACTTCAAACATACTTCATAATAAAACATGGTAAGAATCGGGTGTTAGTTATCCAAACACTCTCAGGACAAATCAGCCATGCTACAGTAACTAATCTCTTTTGGTTGGACAACTGTTACAATCTTGAAAATCTGGGGGGAACAAAATctatatacaaaaaaaacaaacaataaaaatcatgcaCACTTAAatatgttagttttaataaaaccaCTGGGAAAAAAAGTCCCTGCACTAGAAGAAATGCTCATAAACGGAGGCTGTATTACATAAACAACAAAATTCACAGCAAGACAATCCCTACAAAACACTCTGACGCACATTCTTGTGAGTTTCTGGTACCTGCTGAGTTCATGCAGCTTGTTATTACATCAACATTACAGCCCTCACATGAAAATCATGGTTTACCTGAGAGATCAATAAGACATGGGTAGGGGTAAATGTCTTCAGAGAAAAGGAAAAGATTGTTTGTTACGATAcggttttttttttgacaacaaaTATAACCTCATTCTCTCATGTGCATTATGCACTTAAgttttaaactgttaaactgaTTGCACATGCACTCAGTGGAAAAATCCAACAATATTTGATTCCCTAAACATTAGAGGAGTAAGTCTTCTTGCTTGTGGAAATAAATCAGTTTCCAGGGCAAAACAACTGTAAAACAAATCCACATGCTCTGCTTGTCTTTATAGGTCACAGACTTGCAGAAGCTGTTTTTCTCAGCACATGGATATGGTGAATTTCAGCTCCTTATGACTCCAAAACAGACGATCCTCCAAAGATGACATCATTGCTGGCGCACTTTAGTCGAACACATGACACATGATGAGATCACTGAACCACGCCCACTTGTTCCACAACTATTTGTAAAACaactttcatattttttaatacGTTCCTATACAACAATGTAAACAAAATACTATGCATTCCATTTGGTATTACTAATTAAAGTAATATTAGCTTCATCTTTCATGCCTTTTATAAGACCTGACTgccaagagtaaaaaaaaataaaaaaatctgtgcaACTAGGAAATATACTGCACAGTGTGTTAGTTTTCTGCTATGAATGCATTCTTACTTTCTTGTAATTTGTTTTGGTAATAAAAAATCTGCCAAGAACATCCATGTAAAAAAAAGCAGCACTGTGGCTCCTCACAAATTGCAGGGGCAGGTTGTTTTCTAAATACTATGGACCAAAACCTTAAAAGAGGAATGTAATAGCTCCCAGTGAGCTTTACAAGTGGGATTTTAgatatggaaaataaataaaatctttaaacaCCATGGGAATTTgtatagttataattttttttaacttctgTTGAGCTCTAAAAGGTTTTATTTTCTAGAAATTGTAattgtgaatataaaaaaaaaaatctgtatcctTCTTTCCCACTAAATCAAGAATGAATGGATTATGGGAGTTATGAAAATTGATTGGTTAAAAAGAGTGAGAACTGCAAAAAACATTCAACTTCTAATATTTCTGAAACGTaccataattatttttattttaattaaatgtgcaaAAACTTTGAGGTCctaaatattaaaactattttgtTTTGGACAACGGCGTGCCTTTGAAAGCAagaagtttgagaaccactggtctgGACTGAATATTCCAACATAGGTTTATTTGAGTTGTTACCTGGACCCTGATAGGCCTGCGGATGCCCGTGTCCTCCAGAATGCCATGCATTGCTGCTGGTTTTCCCGGTCTCTGTACCCTCTGGCTGAGCTGCCCAGTTATTAGAAACCCCCCCAGATGCATTATTGTCAAACACTGCCCATGGGTCATTACCATTACTTGtctgaaaaaaggaaaaataacaacaattttACAATTGATAAGaaacaaaaagcattaaaaaggagcatttcactagtggtctcacACCAAGCAATGCATTTGAACCATTTACAAACAATATTATCTTTTTAAAAGGCTGAACATTTTCTGGCTACCAGCGAGAAGGTCTTTTAACTGTGAAACACtcaaaaaaactgataaaaaaagcCCACTCACATCCAACAACAAGCACTCTATAACCTTTGgttgtcattttattattgtgAAAGCGTCCATTTGAGCAGCTATTTTCAGATGTCAACTGATTCAAGGACTTCTAAAGAAAGCCCATGAAATGGGAATAAACGCATATAGATGGACATGCTGAAAGGAAAGAGATGTTTACCTTCCTAATGCATGCTTCAGCTTGTCAACACTGAACAATTGACTCTCAATGGACTTCTAGCCTTGATGAAACAAAAGCCAAGAGCCACAGAGACACAAACCACATGCTCTGTGCTTCCAGATCATCATCTGGGCCACCACAACACACCCATCATCCAAGCCTCATTCACGTTATCATCTAATCATGATTAATATCACATCTGAAAAACTTTGACCTATTGCTCTAAGCACGACATGTAATTTCTGGCAAATGCATGTCAAATGATAGCTGCAAGTAGCATTCTGTTATTTTACTACAGTGGACGACAGACATGCATCAGAGACAAACACTATCTGTTTGGTTGCCTACTTTCTTATTTGCTCATGCAAAAACTGCATGTCATGCATTTGAGAATGTAGAACCATGCGACGAAAGACTGGTTTtagagagtgtgtgtttatgtggatTCATGGGTTTGGAATTTGGAAGGCAATATTTTGGGAATATCTGGCCGATACAGATTCAGACTCCACTTATTTGACTTGCGTTTAACTTAATACAATATTCATTTTGCTTTATAAAACGTGCTAAACATTTCTCCTTTCATACTGTTCATCAGTTTGCAGGTAGCTAAAAATGCGGTCTTAATTCCAGACCAGCTTTCAGTTCAACAATAaacacatgaaaaacaaaactgtgacataaaaaaaaaaattacaactacTTCTGTAACATAAATCAGAAGCGGCTTTCCAGCAGATGATTGAATCAttgcatttatgttttaaaagCTGGCAGATAGACAGTGATGTAGCCATTAGGCTGAAACAGTGCTGATCAGTTTGATCGAAGTGTGATTTGTAGTTGTCTGGTGTGATCATTAGGGTCGGATTCAATCTAAAAGCATTCAGACCCCGAGAGCAGGGTGTTTaggttttggtctggttagtGAGGGCTCCAAAATCGAGCATGCGTGGCGTCCGTCATGCCAAATACATTTAGGGTACCTCATCAGGGGAGGTGGAGGAAAATCCTGGGGTAACTGGGGTGACTGGGGTTTCCGGCTGAGCTACATCCACCTTTAGAGGAAAGACGTTACATCATCATAAAGCGCTGAAAGGGAAGGGTTACCCTGACATGACCCTAAAGACAAGACTTTCTTCATCAAACAACTGAGGCCCAGCTGAGACCTGCAAGTGTTTATGATACACACAGTTCGAAAACTAGCACAAAACATTATTCATCAATCAAATAGTTTTAAAGCAGAGTGCTAATACACAGTCATGCAACTTGACCATTAGTGTGTACTTCATTTCTGATGCTTTTCAGAAAAATGCTTGCATCATCAAAAGAAACTTGAGCAATTACTTAGCGGTCTTAAATTCAGTTGGCTTGCCACagcaatcaaaaaaataaaaaacctacaATAAAGCCACAGTTGCTCCTTTATCAAAAATTTCAAACCAGCTAATTATTGTAATGTATGATCCATTCCAGGCAATTCTACCCTCCATTGGTACatggacaaaaaatattttgttcaaaatttaacatttatgtataatttaatcTAAAATTCCCATCCATTTGGACAACACAATTTAAACCATGTTCACACTTtcaactaaataaatgtaattgttttcacaatatttaagaataaatgcattttaaaaataagattattttactgaaataaacaaatggaaattgttgatttaggtgcaGACAGTTTCTTGTCTGTTTCCTTTCTGTATGATTAAATATGCatcatattaaatgtattagtttatgttaaaacAGTTTAATCCAAATTAAATCCAAATTCTAAAACATCATTTAGGGCTAAATACTTTTTGAGTgcacagaaataaaaacatttatggtGGACCAGTTTACATGTCACTGTCACCCACCCACAGGACAAGTTTTAATGTGGATTTTCTGCAGTTTTGTCAATGCAAATCTGAATTACAGCAAAATATTATACATCACTACCGCATGATCCACTAATAAAAATTCTAGAGAGAGCCGACTAATATCGGTGTCTGCAGAGATGTCTGTGGTTAACTGTGCCACACATTTTACAGTGACTCATACATATCTAGCATTGCTAGTTTCACATCTGTTATCGGTGATTCATCAAGCGCATACAGACTACAGCAACTAGGTTAAAGTCTGTATCTTGACTAGCCAATGAGCTTCAGGCTTTGAGATGACACCATAAACAACTGCTTGTCATCGGGGATGGTTTTACACGATCAGCTCTGATGAACTTGAAGACAACATGAACTCAACATTGATCCCATTTATGGtcttaataaatgtaattgtttcttATAAGCATGAATCATAATTAgaagtatttaataatttttaaccaACAACTTAACATGTTATGGCTGGACGATATGACCTAAAATAAAAATCTCGATTAACTAATTTTACCTTGATTTCAATTaatgaacaattattttatttattaatttgctctcatagttcactgacaaggtttttttttctgtaaatatgcTCAACTATTAAAAGTGGgatattttattcaaatgaatgaatgcatttcttatctttgtgattttaaaataattgaaggAATTTATGGTTACGGTTTGAATATTTCGAACAACTTGAATCAAAGCACACATTTCTTGAAATATTAACATCTTATGAAAAAAAGATACATTCAATTTGAACTTAAAAAGGAGATTTTCAGATTACTTGCTGCCACAGGTTGTTTTTCtagtcctttttttatttttttttattaaagcactcTCCCTTGAGTGTGATTTTGATGGAGTGGACACCCAACGAAGAGGGAAACTCAGAGAAAAAACATGATTGGTCTAGTTTCTAATAGCAATCAGGACTGTTTTGTTTTgcgaacctggcaaccctggggAAAGGATTGAAAAACATAACCGACCCAATTGGAAAATCCGGTTCTGAATGTCTGTTTCGATAACTTTGATTAATTGTCCAGCCCTAACAATTTAATATGTTTCCAAATATTAGCTCCTGCAAAATGTTCGTAAATGTGTCTCTTAATAGAAGTCAGAAGAAAGTGGTTTCATGTTGTCTTTAATACTGCTAAAATCTATTCAACACTAAAGCCAATGCCAGGGCCACTGGAAACAAATGAAgcgttcagatgcaaaagcctcttaaTGCCGtttgaaattttcttctaaaatgagcattttaaTCAGGCTCCTATGTGTAGGTTCTCATTTCATTTTAACAGCAATGACTAGGTAATTTTCATTGCCATTTAGGTGAAATAAACGAAAATAAACAAGCAAATTTCAAACAGCACTTAggggcttttgcatctgaactcttcaaatgATCTGCACCTAAAGGCTTCCCACTCTTCAAAATGCTGCTGATCAAATCACAGTTCctccaaaaaaacaaagcagCCCACTCAAAGAAAACTTCAGTCTCAGCACTGAAGGCTAAACCCACAGTCCCTCACTACCATATGGGAGAATCCAAACACTCATCCTGTATGTTAATTCAAAATCATCATCCTTCACATCTGGCCCCTCGCTGATCTTCCGAATAAGTGACACAGGATGTTTTATTCTCAGAGTTTGCTTGCacacacatttttacattctgaGTAAGACGTTTTAATGCATTGGAACAGCAATCTCCCTTCCTGCTCACTTCCTCTCAGGAAGTTAAACGGTGGGAGAAAAGCACTGAGAAGGAGCTTTACACAGAGAAACCGGCAAGTTTATGTGTAACATTAGTCAAAAGACTGAACAATTCACATGTGAAGTTTACCCATCTTAATCAAGATGTCTTACCTGTGCGGTGCTGGCCGGGGCCGGGGTCGGTATGTGACTGTCAAAGAGCGAAAGATCGAGGGATGCTGCATTACCTCCAGAGGTAAAAGGCTGAGCCTGTTTAATCTAGAGAAACACAAAGAGACAAATTCACAAGGATcagtcctttttaaaaaaaaaaaaaaaaaaaaaaaaaaaaaaaaacacttcagatttTACAGcacataatattttattcataatgatTCCTTTCTTAAATTTTCATCTTtacaattaaaacttttttttgacccatacaatttgCTTGGCATCTGGGAATATGATATCTCATGCATTATGGTTGCTGGTATCATATGAATAAGAAGACACATAGGCAAGCTTGTTCAAGGCCAAATGGTTGAAGTTGAAGAAAAGAGACATTTCCAGACACATTAGGATTAAATATATCCATAAAAAGGCCAATGCATTTTGGTTTTCAAAGATTGATTGACTTTGTCAACTCGAAATGTGTACGGTGTGATATTTTGGTCACTTTGAGGCACTCATTTGACAAACTATTGCTCGTAGATGACTTTATATGAAAGTCTGGACTAGTTGAAGGCCTAATTCCAGTTATTTTCCCTACTTGTTATTCATAAACGTTTAAGAAATGGCTTTtacttccatttaaaaaaaagaaaaccatcaAAATCCAAGCATTAACATCTGATTCAAAAACAGCTTTGGGTGCGCAACGAATGTGAATTTGCAGAAGTGTGAACATGTGGTCATTTGTTTGGCTATGAGGACAGAAAAATGAAGGAAGGAAGCACGTGAGTTTGTACGATAGTGCAGCTGTGAGCTCGGGTCAGGAGGGAAATTGAAATGTTTGTCTGTGGCCAGCAGCAGGCGGAATCACTCCACAGCCTATTTATACAGAGAGTAAACTGTTTACCAGGTCTCCATGTGCACCACTGCCTCAGGATGGCTTTATAATGTGATCATGTTCAGCAACTCAGTATAATCCACTTTAACACAAAGATACTGCTGCACTTTATTGATAAACAACTGGACGTTCCGAATGCTTTTTCACTTAATTGTCCataaacaacacataaaaaaaagagcAAGGAAAATCCTATTTTTCCATACCCAGTATTATGAAATAAAGCAAGCACATTTATTCAGCCCTACATTAAGCCTGAGAATGAACAACACTAACACGCTTCAGATCTGGCTGGCCACAGGAAAAGAAAACACTTCCTGTCGATCAAACAGGCCACATTCCACTTCCAGCAGCGATAGTTTCTCTGTCCCTTTGGTTTCAAAACACTGCCAGATGTGTATTACAACACAAGAGAGACAATCATAATGAAACTGCATGATCTACTTTATCATAGTGAAAAACATACAGGTTCTTCATCAGCTAATGTTTGGAATTATTAGTCGAAAAACAAGATATTAGCTAAACTTCAGTGTGCACATTTTcggtttttaaatatttctgagttGCATCAAACTATCTACTGTGCAAAATAAACGTTCTTTTACATTTGTATACGTATGTTGTACATCTTGTTTTAGCCATCTTTACCGTCAGTAAGATTAGTTTtttgaagaagtctcttatgctcaaaaagaatgcatttatttgataaaaatatagcaaaaacaGCAATATCGTggattatttattactatttaagaTAACTTTGTAAAAAAGCCATTGTATAAGCCATTTTTGTTAACCACTGCATACCTCTATATAGTCCTCTGGTACCAATCCGACCTCTCCTCTGGAGTTCTTTGCCTCGATCCATCCTCCTCCAACGTTCTGGGAACAGAAATAATTGATCACATTTACAAAGAAGGTTTTGATCCATCCATACACATGCAACAACTCGGAGCAGACACGGAGAGTTGGGTGTTATAAAACGCTATGAAAGTTAAATCAACTCACCTGATTGGTTATTGTGATTGTCTCACCCTCTCCAAccgacagctcattatttccaggCTCTGCTGTGAAATCATATAAAACCTGTGCCTGTGTGAGATCAAACATGCTTAAATAAAacacatgcacagacagacaCCAAGTGTGCCAAGCAATCAGAAATTATTACTAGAACCCAACCAGCTACACTAGTTTGACTGGATTTCTTTTTGGACACCATTAAATTCTCATGACCTTAGCATTAACTGGTTTAACATTTATCTAACACCatttcagggatttttttttttttttttttacatgctgttatAATCAATGAATTAAAGTCTTTTCACATGAACAAATGTCATCATTGCAAATTGGCAAATCATAGAAAAACTGTTAATCTCTGgatcattttatataatttaatgtttttttttttttttttttaagaaactgaaGCTTATTTTGACCActgcaatttttatatattataagacAATTAATCATATTTTTCAGCAATGCCAAAAACcccattctcattactgtaatggaataaataaataataatgcattatatttaagTAGATTCCTAAAATCATGGTAGTATTTTCTGAATGTAATTAACgagtttaataacaaaaaaacttaGTTTAAACAGGATGTTTTTtcagtaataataagaaatt
Proteins encoded in this region:
- the LOC127983762 gene encoding sorting nexin-9 isoform X2; translation: METKAQVLYDFTAEPGNNELSVGEGETITITNQNVGGGWIEAKNSRGEVGLVPEDYIEIKQAQPFTSGGNAASLDLSLFDSHIPTPAPASTAQTSNGNDPWAVFDNNASGGVSNNWAAQPEGTETGKTSSNAWHSGGHGHPQAYQGPGAEDDEWDEEWDDVKSSGGYAESDAGEGGAINRGGAHGSSMKIALNKFPGFSKSGPEVFLLSKQPAKGTKLPVYGGEVGPVWAYPDYQLDCVVADPKKGSKMYGLKSYIEYQVTPTTTNKPVNHRYKHFDWLYERLLDKFGSAIPIPCLPDKQVTGRFEEEFIKMRMERLQGWMSRMCRHPVISSSEVFQLFISYKDEKDWKTGKRKAEKDETVGVMIFSTIEPEGLPDLDLIEVEQKCEQFNRFTRAMDDGVKDLLTVGNEHWKRCTGPLPKEYQRIGKAFQNLSSVFTSSGYEGEAALTDALTAAGKTYEDIAQMVAEQPKKDLHFLMETNNEYKGLLGCFPDTIGVHKAAIEKVKEADKLVATSKITPSEKTTMSKRASTMSYALQAEMNHFHSNRIYDYNRVMQQYLEQQVKFYEMIAEKLRHAHSQFTTM
- the LOC127983762 gene encoding sorting nexin-9 isoform X1, encoding METKAQVLYDFTAEPGNNELSVGEGETITITNQNVGGGWIEAKNSRGEVGLVPEDYIEIKQAQPFTSGGNAASLDLSLFDSHIPTPAPASTAQVDVAQPETPVTPVTPGFSSTSPDETSNGNDPWAVFDNNASGGVSNNWAAQPEGTETGKTSSNAWHSGGHGHPQAYQGPGAEDDEWDEEWDDVKSSGGYAESDAGEGGAINRGGAHGSSMKIALNKFPGFSKSGPEVFLLSKQPAKGTKLPVYGGEVGPVWAYPDYQLDCVVADPKKGSKMYGLKSYIEYQVTPTTTNKPVNHRYKHFDWLYERLLDKFGSAIPIPCLPDKQVTGRFEEEFIKMRMERLQGWMSRMCRHPVISSSEVFQLFISYKDEKDWKTGKRKAEKDETVGVMIFSTIEPEGLPDLDLIEVEQKCEQFNRFTRAMDDGVKDLLTVGNEHWKRCTGPLPKEYQRIGKAFQNLSSVFTSSGYEGEAALTDALTAAGKTYEDIAQMVAEQPKKDLHFLMETNNEYKGLLGCFPDTIGVHKAAIEKVKEADKLVATSKITPSEKTTMSKRASTMSYALQAEMNHFHSNRIYDYNRVMQQYLEQQVKFYEMIAEKLRHAHSQFTTM